The following are from one region of the Vanessa cardui chromosome 3, ilVanCard2.1, whole genome shotgun sequence genome:
- the LOC124543618 gene encoding organic cation transporter protein-like, with amino-acid sequence MADQARSKPNERHDEEKQDGKTVNLDRILVEEIGEIGPYQLRTLGLSVVVVIFAAWAASEYVFTTARISTRCLIQECETRDSAEFRPSWVLDAIPASGSSFDNCRRFDGVNGTAGRSDVCPADWFNRENIVDCEEFVYENTDTVVYDYGLACDEWRRTLIGSVRTFGTLTALPITGYVSDRWGRRTALSINAFNTAWMGAVRYFAGTYIGFLISEVAEATFGSAGFSCCYILLMELVGPKYRVVAGATMNTFFSVGQITMGFIAWGVPNWQNLTLTLYIPQFITIFYFWIMSESVRWYMSKGRFEEAEKVLKDVARVNKKPLSDKSLLLLRENVMEEERRKANEEAEKASEPWLIVLVFRHKAILTRVLVSPVWWITTMFVYYGMSINSVNLSGNRYLNYVAVSAVEIPGYWTAVLLMGRIGRKPVLAGAFWICAACQVGYIFMPDGLYGASLTLYLIGKYSIAMVMTSVYVYTAELYPTKYRHSLFAFSSMMGRIGSTVAPLTPAFGAIVWDKLPFALFGGFALLSGLLVLVTPETLGSKLPDTMEEASMIGNKAKKAAA; translated from the exons ATGGCAGACCAGGCACGATCAAAACCTAATGAGAGACATGATGAAGAGAAACAAGATGGGAAGACGGTCAATCTCGATAGAATCCTAGTAGAGGAGATCGGGGAGATTGGTCCATATCAGCTGCGGACGTTGGGTCTGTCCGTGGTAGTGGTCATCTTTGCCGCGTGGGCTGCGAGTGAATACGTTTTCACAACTGCTCGTATAAGTACCAG gtgTTTAATACAAGAATGTGAAACCCGAGATTCGGCCGAGTTCAGACCCTCTTGGGTTTTGGACGCCATACCCGCCAGCGGGAGCTCTTTCGACAACTGTCGGCGATTTGATGGCGTCAATGGAACTGCTGGGAGAAGTGATGTCTGCCCCGCGGACTGGTTCAATCGCGAGAACATCGTTGACTGCGAAGAATTTGTTTACGAGAACACGGATACTGTCGTCTACGAT TATGGGTTAGCATGTGACGAATGGCGTCGCACGCTCATCGGCTCAGTTCGGACCTTCGGTACCCTGACCGCGCTGCCGATTACGGGCTACGTGTCGGACCGATGGGGTCGGCGAACCGCGCTGAGCATTAACGCCTTCAACACCGCTTGGATGGGTGCAGTCCGGTACTTTGCCGGCACTTACATAGGTTTCCTCATCTCAGAAGTGGCGGAAGCGACCTTCGGTTCAGCTGGATTTTCCTGCTGCTATATACTTC TAATGGAACTCGTGGGCCCGAAGTATCGAGTCGTCGCTGGGGCGACCATGAACACGTTTTTCTCCGTTGGCCAAATAACAATGGGTTTCATCGCTTGGGGCGTTCCTAACTGGCAGAACCTTACGCTCACTCTGTACATTCCGCAGTTCATTACCATATTTTACTTCTGGATCATGTCCGAGTCTGTCCGCTGGTACATGAGCAAAGGCCGTTTCGAGGAAGCAGAGAAGGTCCTTAAAGACGTAGCTCGAGTTAACAAGAAGCCATTGTCGGATAAGTCGTTGCTGCTGTTGAGAGAAAacgtaatggaagaggagaggAGGAAAGCCAACGAAGAAGCAGAAAAAGCAAGCGAACCATGGCTGATAGTTCTTGTGTTTAGACACAAAGCAATCCTAACACGAGTACTCGTGTCTCCGGTTTGGTGGATTACCACCATGTTTGTATACTACGGTATGTCTATAAACTCGGTGAACTTGTCCGGGAACCGGTACTTGAACTATGTAGCGGTATCCGCAGTCGAGATCCCGGGCTACTGGACCGCAGTGCTTCTGATGGGCAGGATTGGGAGGAAGCCTGTCCTCGCCGGGGCTTTCTGGATTTGCGCCGCTTGCCAGGTCGGATACATCTTCATGCCTGACG GTCTCTACGGCGCCTCCTTGACGTTGTATCTGATCGGAAAGTACAGTATAGCCATGGTGATGACGTCGGTGTACGTCTACACGGCAGAGCTGTATCCCACGAAGTATCGCCATAGTCTCTTCGCCTTCTCTTCTATGATGGGCAGGATCGGATCTACAGTTGCGCCGCTCACGCCTGCTTTT GGTGCAATTGTTTGGGACAAATTACCGTTCGCCCTGTTCGGCGGCTTTGCATTGCTATCTGGACTTCTAGTTCTCGTAACCCCGGAAACCCTCGGCTCCAAGCTCCCGGACACCATGGAAGAGGCGTCCATGATTGGCAACAAGGCTAAAAAAGCTGCAGCATAG